The following are encoded in a window of Ricinus communis isolate WT05 ecotype wild-type chromosome 4, ASM1957865v1, whole genome shotgun sequence genomic DNA:
- the LOC8286231 gene encoding F-box/kelch-repeat protein At1g51550 yields MAETANTTGFNTSESSSSSSSPSPSSCPMINIAQDHLFTILLLLPIDSILSFGMTCKRFTSLTSSDALWESICKRDWGPTSVDALKNQHFPWMRLYKQVSLLDTISCHKLSDPDTDSLLPSPRASHSLNFISDCLVLFGGGCEGGRHLDDTWVAYIGNEFPRTFKWQKVDSGVPSGRFGHTCVVIGHLLVLFGGINDRGIRQNDTWIGQLIFSDNLCISLSWRLLSVQSLAPPSRGAHAACCIDQRKMVIQGGIGLNGLRLGDTWVLELSENLCFGTWHELVIHPSPPPRSGHSLTCIGEPGLVLFGGRGLGYEVLNDVWLLQMSDGQLKWVQMLYELQNIPEGVSLPRVGHSATLTLGGRVLIYGGEDSYRHRKDDFWMLDISSMISTQMLPTALRANMWKRLKAKGYKPNRRSFHRACGDHSGRYLYVFGGMVDGVLQPAEASGLRFDGELFLVELGTLL; encoded by the exons ATGGCTGAGACAGCAAATACCACTGGCTTCAACACCAGcgaatcatcatcatcatcgtcatcaccatcaccatcatcatGTCCTATGATAAACATAGCTCAAGACCATCTCTTCACAATCTTACTTCTACTTCCAATAGATTCAATTCTGTCATTTGGCATGACCTGCAAGAGATTCACGTCTTTAACGAGTTCTGATGCACTCTGGGAATCCATTTGCAAGAGAGATTGGGGACCCACGTCGGTGGATGCACTCAAGAATCAACACTTTCCATGGATGAGGCTATACAAGCAGGTCTCACTGCTTGACACTATTTCTTGCCACAAATTATCTGACCCAGATACTGATTCCCTACTTCCAAGCCCCAGGGCCTCTCACTCTCTCAACTTTATCTCCGATTGCTTGGTTTTGTTTGGTGGTGGCTGTGAGGGAG GACGCCATCTTGATGACACATGGGTGGCATACATAGGGAATGAGTTTCCAAGGACATTCAAGTGGCAGAAGGTTGACTCAGGAGTTCCTAGTGGACGATTTGGGCACACGTGTGTCGTCATTGGCCATCTGCTTGTTCTCTTTGGAGGAATCAATGACCGGGGAATCCGTCAGAATGATACATGGATTGGGCAACTAATCTTCAGCGATAACCTTTGTATCTCGCTCTCGTGGAGGTTGCTCAGTGTTCAATCCCTTGCCCCACCATCGCGAGGGGCTCATGCTGCTTGTTGCATTGATCAAAGGAAGATGGTTATCCAGGGTGGAATTGGGCTAAATGGCCTTAGATTGGGCGACACCTGGGTTTTGGAACTTTCAGAAAATCTTTGTTTTGGAACATGGCATGAGCTTGTCATTCATCCATCACCACCACCTCGTTCAGGGCACTCACTAACATGCATTGGGGAACCTGgattggttttatttggtggAAGAGGATTGGGTTACGAGGTGCTAAATGATGTTTGGTTGTTGCAGATGTCTGACGGTCAGTTAAAATGGGTACAGATGCTCTATGAATTGCAAAATATACCTGAAGGAGTATCACTGCCACGAGTTGGTCACTCAGCTACACTAACTTTGGGGGGCCGTGTGTTAATTTATGGAGGTGAAGATTCATACAGACATAGGAAGGATGACTTTTGGATGTTAGATATTAGTTCAATGATATCCACTCAAATGCTGCCAACTGCACTGCGGGCAAATATGTGGAAACGGCTCAAGGCAAAGGGTTATAAACCCAATCGCAGGTCATTCCATCGGGCCTGCGGAGATCATTCAGGGCGTTACTTGTATGTGTTTGGTGGAATGGTGGATGGCGTACTTCAGCCTGCTGAAGCATCTGGGTTGAGGTTTGACGGGGAGCTCTTTCTTGTAGAGCTTGGGACTCTGCTTTAA